The segment TGCAAAGCTCTTGCTGGAACATGAAAAAGTCACTTTGGTCGCTACCGGGCCATTGACAAACATTGCGATATTTTTATTATCTCATCCAGAATTAAAAGAAAAAATCGAACAAATTTCCTACATGGGCGGCGCATGTTTTGGCGGAAATATGACTCCTCAAGCAGAATTTAATTTTTATGTCGATCCGGAAGCTGCGGATATTGTCTTGAAATCAGGTGTACCTGCAGCGATGTTCGGTTTGGATGTCACATTAAAAGCCCAATTGTTCAAAGAAGATATCCGGCAGATTCGTTCTTTAGGCAATCCTGTAGCTGAAACTGTCGCGGACTTGCTTGATTTCTATGATTTGACGACGACACGTCCGTTTTTAGCATCGGAAGATCATATTGAAGGTGTCCATATGCATGATCCTTGTGCTATGGCATATGTTATTGATCCTTCAATATTCAAAATGGTGCCGATGTTTGTAACAGTAGATACGAATGACGGTTTATCATTAGGAAGTACAATCTGTGATTATGACGATTTATATAAACAGCCGAAAAATGCGAAGGTAGGTTTTGACATTGATTTGCCTAAGTTTAAAGAATTATTACTGAAATCACTTGAGAGTTTTTCAAAGCAAAGAATTTAAAACAGTGTTAGTGTATACTATCTAGCCAACATCGATAATAGGAAATCAATCCCCAAGAGTTAGTTTTCAATCTAACTTTTGGGGATTGATTTTTATGTAGCTTGAATCGATTCACTAAGAT is part of the Enterococcus mediterraneensis genome and harbors:
- a CDS encoding nucleoside hydrolase; the encoded protein is MDKKKVILDCDPGHDDALALLLALTSENIELLAVTTSAGNQTPDKTFQNARKLLALAGKEDIPVAQGASKPLRRSLIIAENVHGETGIDGADLPDPTSIPLTISANDLIAKLLLEHEKVTLVATGPLTNIAIFLLSHPELKEKIEQISYMGGACFGGNMTPQAEFNFYVDPEAADIVLKSGVPAAMFGLDVTLKAQLFKEDIRQIRSLGNPVAETVADLLDFYDLTTTRPFLASEDHIEGVHMHDPCAMAYVIDPSIFKMVPMFVTVDTNDGLSLGSTICDYDDLYKQPKNAKVGFDIDLPKFKELLLKSLESFSKQRI